The genomic segment CCTGGCATTTCCTCCAGTGGGCTGGCACAGGACAGTTGGGCAGCCGACACAGAGAACCACTGTCTGAGTGTGACTGAACACAGTGGTGATTTTGTAGCAACCTGGACATTTCACATCCATGAAGTAAGAGTTAGTACTCTGGACCAAGAGCTTTTTCTTATGCTTCCTGTTCTCCTCCTCAGGGGAGGGATGCAGGAGATTG from the Euleptes europaea isolate rEulEur1 chromosome 1, rEulEur1.hap1, whole genome shotgun sequence genome contains:
- the LOC130481309 gene encoding 40S ribosomal protein S27-like, producing MLLANNLLHPSPEEENRKHKKKLLVQSTNSYFMDVKCPGCYKITTVFSHTQTVVLCVGCPTVLCQPTGGNARLTEECSFR